AAATCTAATAATATGGGGATTCTGGTTTGGGGGGGGCACGTCTtacaaaaattaattttttaCAAATATTTCATGTTAATCAAATTAAAACCTATTAACAAAACCAAAAATTGAGAATAATTTATTAATCTGAAACACAAAAAAAAACAAGTAAAATATTTTAGTTTATGCAGAAATGAATATGAGACTTGATAAATTTGTAATAACTAATATACATGGATCCTTAATTTTGTGAAATAGTTTGTTGACATAGATTTGGACAATAAGTTCtgaaaataatttttcaaattagtattttcaaagaatcaatgtGTCCGATACGAGGATACGTGTGTCCAAGTATCCGACACGGGGACTCGGCACGTGACCCAAGTATCCCTGCTTCTTAAGCTCTTATAGACTCACAAACTACTTTCACAGAACATAACAAATTCTAGTGATAAGCTTCTATCGACGTCAGAACAAAACAGAACTTGGCAAATTTGCTATACACAAGCGGTAATATGTAGTTATCATCCTAAAAACCATTATAACAGGAAACCCATTCCTTGACTTTTTTTTCATGGTAACAAGCATATTCTGTCTAAGATTTCATAAACATGGAAGATACATCTTGTAGATAAACTAAAGCAAGAATGCAATAATTGAAGTTTGGCAACAACTTAATCTAATGAAAACAAAGATATTAACATTATTTCTAAATCCATGACAAAGAAAACACCCAAAAGAAGTTTATCAATAAAAAGATTATATGTTTGTTCTAGATGTTTTATTTCCCTTCACATTTTCAGCTAAAATTGACATACTTAAGTAACTCACAGAACACCAAGAGAAAAACAAGCAGATTTGAAAAGAAGTTACACTGCATTAGAAAAATTCTACAACTTACTATTTCCAGACGGGAGGAAGCTTCTTGGTCTTCTTGTAGTACCGAGCAAGTCTATGAATCCTGCTCTCAACGAGAATCAACCTAAACTTAGAGTCCTTGTCCTTTCTGTTCCTTTCTAAATGCTTCCTGATAGCAACTGCTTTCTTGATGAGGTGGTAAAGGTCCTCAGGAATTTCAGGAGCAAGCCCTAGGCATTCATAAGAAACAAAGAATTTTATAAGCCTGATTAATTGAAAACAGAATAGCATTCAACATAAAAGAATAACAAGTACCATGTGCTTTGAGTATGCGCAAAATCTTGTTTCCAGTTACACTCTTCACTTGAGCAATCCCATGAGAATCACGAAGAATCACACCAATTTGAGATGGTGTAAGACCCTTCTTTGCAAACTTGCATATATTGTCATCAACCTATAATCAAGCAGACATTAAATTTCAAACACGTATTACTAATCGTAGAAAAAACGAAATGAGGAAATTATCATTTCAACAGAACTACCTACAAAAACTACGGCTATCTTTTGCTTATAAACATAGGCATTTGAACAATACATTTCGCACATTAACACTAAAACCTAACTCGCAATCTAAAGTAATTTAGTATGGGAGTATGTTCAGTGCACTAAATACGACAACTCTAATATACTCCACTGCATTGACGCTACATTGCAAAATGAAAACATTACTGCCAAGTAGAATCTACactataatttttttatataaataacgATTTCACGTCTTGATAATTACAGGTTCAATTCAAACTTTAATTTTGAAACTGGTCCTACAACATTTTAATCAAATTAAGGATAAATATCGAAACATGTATAGAAGTATTTAAAACAAAAAATAAGCAAAAAGAAATGTAATAATAGaataatatatacatacatcttGAGGAGAGATTTTCAACCAGCTAGGTGGAGTTCTCTTGTAAGGCGGAGCTGAAGCTGAGATACCCTTACTGTTTTACAATCATCAAATATTACTTTAATTAAACatgagagagagagataaaaagagagaaagagagggagagagagatagGAGAGAAGGAGAGGGGGAGAGGGATggaaggagagagagagagggagagagggaggagagagagagggggaggaGAGGGTGAGAGGgataggagagagagagagag
This region of Apium graveolens cultivar Ventura unplaced genomic scaffold, ASM990537v1 ctg6980, whole genome shotgun sequence genomic DNA includes:
- the LOC141703683 gene encoding small ribosomal subunit protein uS15-like, producing the protein MGRMHSRGKGISASAPPYKRTPPSWLKISPQDVDDNICKFAKKGLTPSQIGVILRDSHGIAQVKSVTGNKILRILKAHGLAPEIPEDLYHLIKKAVAIRKHLERNRKDKDSKFRLILVESRIHRLARYYKKTKKLPPVWKYESTTASTLVA